A genome region from Plasmodium vivax chromosome 11, whole genome shotgun sequence includes the following:
- a CDS encoding hypothetical protein, conserved (encoded by transcript PVX_113390A), producing the protein MEETNVAEEAVQSAPQEEHPNEKKGQHEESAPGGENAPKEEGTLSGEKTLSPEDFLCDENKIVYTKNEFLYAYVELILNEKDLGEDHDVPLCSNQFKFPELLNDVRKGDDENNPMGGEEGENDQSKSNAMGDEEDGGVYNKHHYRNFAERGGTSSGFYNNDPERGRIRNDFFTRDGNAFMNKNNLQDSTDANNPLLSMNKRSNHLLKNNKFRKFFDGANAGALNVSGNSGGSGNQPYGGAKNQFEAGLGENANRNSFARKTSFHGDGNNPAFMGQNNAGNNALGSNPMGGGPLGSNNGANKTLWRDYDKGISSWRFSKTNNKANENVKNDPKLRGASKGFGKPFADNMKMPSSSPQNSDDENESNNDASKNTHRSNYPKDRGPMHMKREDLFSDHPFAFKNGNMAHSMGQMGSSGAFISQYNNTAAATAAAAPGYSYSGGSGAAGGADAANKRAVENAPGLLNHSSGTNKNFNFTSPPSAFYGNKGIGSSSGPKKGFSDLHNMMGASAAGGAMAGSNSANAADDWKMKKYKKVPASGNNAEQSQPQPSQPSQQSQQSQQPQQPRVGEEKAKRGYGRNEFASMFMNKGNDSGKLSMHGMGAGHEMHLYSHRGNGASGASAHAGGVHPNVAHNVKGSGVGTLPNVDMLSSDLTDGRGNHSIDEVNRTGPNDTADSLLNNMGRKIGRGGAGAAGSFSASHEMVRGPPGHGTGHGTGGNNQSGSGNTAFNANRGGKGNQKRENKNEKNVVEDDWSNIRRKSSFVENKKATDDFMWHKMSEQFDKNNKMSFDSVYLKTDPSIAATLNRGRNFEHITVGGANSGAKNERKDGAEGSNHTLGGNVGGNVSGSAFPALKAKQHPSAEDKPGDGSGANKAAAEKSKKKKKKGEKDDGKGAEKGGERNGERNGGKEDGREKDGRDKDLRTAQGTEDHGRQMKTPGESVKMNPKDTSNDNIYNSFHEENNSALHESSYYKFALNEKKHVHKNNNPNPNLNFNFYPNPNVNVNANANVNANANVNVNANANKNKNKNKNPNEKKELIFNKLYDVDKINLQEEHRGLMMVAQKSDEHDLCREPSQQPYRTLGGASSAHHQQQRQRQQQQQQQQQQRHLQPQQSQQPQQPQQPQQSQQSQPQQHSYGGLLPTHGTLIGKTDKRNLYDPSKNAKPGYPFQEEESSSSNLNERFFRANRYGKYDQLKNRKISEDRDSMMGNIPQESLLQKIKRKPMSGVHPPNSVSNPNDVRSANHPLSLDGTDHTSNQSGGASGGLCAHQSNHKEHAGALPISHLNKQFNPNQLLGKRNGSVVNLASSRNCMDQSVSSSNLSYLLSLMNNAGGGAAGGAAGSTGSMGATAAGGGVAVMRPTPTTTANRSGNALFASAGKGARPSPHNVSQPHMTNQKYYATTDNNRSSEEGPMAKEQLAMMEKQNILLKKIMNKIKMEENIYNKLSESEKEELLKELALTNAKLVDPYAAYAQEDTPSSPLLNMMGKHLHHSATANSGGLEGTHLNMKNTTSSMELIKHMYGSSAGVKGRNSRPNVATPNASASPFGNNYSKGGADDDLTRYGHDGEVTTDDGNKDQCNLKNSVNHMGKGEAFSYAQEVKSAGRHHLLYEGGQRRAALDEGEKEGNSGKVAGGHSGNVAGGHAAGHANAPLPAQSDEKSSLMNVSRWLKYFGSGRGSGQVEGAHASAKEKAMQTDEVMQTNDAMQMDDNSEETPTAYGYNAQGVMNTGRRAPQKGHTSSSANYTGDSSNHLHEEANVVKTLMGGLKEEKKSQPYDRMDVSSPLSSRNENVSSTTPSGRNLLGDYSRKGMNYSTGGEGTHKHSDDQSSGDISNNHYVHIMSRVNKVRGDVWQYKDPAGNVQGPFSSELMFYWWSLKYFPQNLPIRFNENMPWVSFNEMFPPGTFPFVLPLTSFAKSNYNVVKKENEHSSAQQGSELANNLEGVKGRSSLEGFKARSSLEGFKARSSLEAESLGKNRLSSGGQQMSGTDNYPYANVTSGRLSSLGSLGSLGGLSGLSGLNRLNHLVKNQGGLAAKGYNVDVAKSPSGMLPPAEGTATTSMYNEKEYADVRDGAKPKVEGLMPSRGERDTPRRTINSTSSGSSARTDREATDMEKYLLSDDDRDDRVKAATQAYKAKGNMHSQNSYAGAHHSGAVASISSAAVAIGVQSLPANYKGGGSAMGNTSHNRGDASRFAANSPHQDTKLRSGEKGTNAPHEEADKDNDPFSRTIRWMPEKLTNFPQMFEFELGAEGEGAEEQAEAEKESGGKLPPGGVPPRKKNQLGAADEEEVATKFRSNNSGSLNDRQMNKHTVGYAPNGKSGHDQPSDKLNTHSKSNHVVVNEPTLPSPTEVNAKRNVAQHEGGGKAKAKMSPSTGGSGKQAKDGKGAPAVKPEEEEDTSEGYATVKKDKKGKKGKREKGEKAEKVEKVEKGEKAEKGEKADKADKADKADKAEKKRNKANESGKPKEKNLHQVAEAAQVDGQVDPGTSAIKAPWEEAKKKRKSDDMGGTVKADEGEKEVAKKSNNAKKKKKESGEAPLPQQSEGEEQQHREKKKAKKEGKEGKKSDAGKVGTPISPSTASTTNPVSTSTPKGAEKKTEKMKWSITGERKIDKLVDIMKGEEKSINMKIKIENSKKKMAASANGNNASGANGTVKKSGWDVSFSTSVKNADNVNFPHLSIGGGGKQGKAKAGVKGSLPSKVSSPNKDAPNGTANGTASGGGSLFPYPMAVDSSNAKGGIGMKNSADVSGKKQSEKKKWKSESGDVHPSEEDKKFPPLLNSAAVKVESTKKKTNSPPERELTDLKQLTSLCKLPLDDSLLNFLKNFKKADEIYAFLQHSVEDKKKLSQFAKEFIKINSKNDVSGQAAKKKK; encoded by the exons ATGGAGGAAACGAACGTGGCGGAGGAGGCCGTGCAGAGCGCCCCACAGGAAGAGCACCCAAATGAGAAGAAGGGGCAACATGAGGAGAGCGCGCCGGGTGGAGAGAACGCTCCAAAAGAAGAAGGCACCCTAAGTGGGGAGAAGACACTCAGCCCAGAAGACTTCCTATGTgacgaaaataaaattgtgtaCACGAAGAACGAATTCTTATATGCCTACGTTGAGCTGATCCTAAATGAGAAGGACTTGGGGGAGGACCACGACGTGCCCCTCTGCAGCAACCAGTTTAAGTTCCCCGAGCTACTTAACGATGTACGAAAGGGAGACGATGAAAACAACCCCAtgggaggtgaagaaggagagaaTGACCAAAGCAAAAGTAACGCCATGggcgatgaggaggatggAGGTGTCTACAACAAGCACCACTACAGAAACTTTGCAGAAAGGGGAGGCACTTCTTCAGGGTTTTATAACAACGATCCTGAGAGGGGAAGAATTAGAAATGACTTTTTCACCCGAGATGGCAACGCctttatgaacaaaaataatcTGCAAGATTCGACAGACGCAAACAATCCCCTGCTCAGCATGAATAAGAGGAGCAACCATTTGCTGAAGAACAACAAGTTTCGCAAATTCTTCGACGGAGCGAATGCAGGTGCACTCAACGTTAGCGGTAACAGCGGCGGAAGCGGTAATCAGCCATATGGAGGTGCGAAAAACCAGTTTGAGGCTGGCCTGGGGGAAAACGCCAACCGGAATAGCTTCGCCAGGAAAACGAGTTTCCACGGGGATGGAAACAACCCCGCGTTCATGGGCCAAAACAACGCAGGGAATAATGCCCTGGGAAGTAACCCCATGGGAGGTGGCCCCCTAGGAAGCAACAATGGGGCGAACAAAACCCTGTGGAGGGACTACGACAAGGGCATTTCCTCTTGGAGGTTCTCCAAAACAAACAACAAGGCaaacgaaaatgtgaagaatgaTCCCAAGCTAAGAGGTGCTTCCAAAGGGTTTGGCAAACCCTTTGCAGATAATATGAAGATGCCTTCGTCCTCCCCCCAAAATTCAGATGACGAAAATGAAAGCAATAACGACGCGTCGAAGAACACGCACAGGAGTAACTACCCCAAGGACAGAGGACCCATGCACATGAAGAGGGAAGACCTGTTTAGCGACCACCCCTTTGccttcaaaaatgggaatatgGCCCACAGCATGGGGCAGATGGGCAGCAGCGGTGCGTTTATCAGCCAATATAACAACACCGCTGCCGCTACTGCCGCTGCCGCTCCTGGTTATAGCTacagcgggggaagcggcgcagCGGGCGGGGCGGACGCCGCCAACAAGAGGGCGGTGGAGAACGCCCCTGGCCTGCTAAACCATTCGAGTGGGACAAACAAAAACTTCAActtcacctcccccccctctgcgttCTATGGCAATAAAGGAATTGGCAGCAGCAGTGGGCCCAAAAAGGGCTTCAGCGACCTGCACAACATGATGGGTGCGAGCGCGGCGGGCGGCGCCATGGCGGGCAGCAATAGTGCCAACGCGGCCGACGAttggaagatgaagaagtatAAGAAGGTCCCCGCCAGTGGCAACAACGCGGAGCAGTCACAACCGCAGCCATCGCAGCCATCGCAGCAATCGCAGCAATCGCAGCAGCCGCAGCAGCCGCGCGTGGGGGAAGAGAAGGCCAAGAGGGGATACGGCCGAAACGAATTTGCCAGCATGTTCATGAACAAGGGTAACGACTCTGGCAAGCTGAGCATGCATGGCATGGGGGCCGGGCACGAGATGCATCTGTACAGCCATCGTGGAAACGGTGCCAGTGGAGCCTCTGCCCACGCGGGGGGGGTACACCCGAACGTGGCTCACAATGTGAAGGGCAGCGGGGTGGGCACGTTACCCAACGTAGACATGCTTAGCAGTGACTTGACCGATGGAAGAGGCAACCACAGCATCGACGAAGTTAATAGGACCGGCCCAAATGACACCGCAGATTCGCTTCTTAACAACATGGGGAGGAAGATTGGCAGAGGTGGAGCAGGCGCGGCGGGCAGCTTCTCCGCGTCCCACGAAATGGTGAGAGGTCCACCCGGCCACGGCACCGGCCACGGCACCGGCGGAAACAACCAAAGCGGCAGTGGCAACACCGCCTTTAATGCCAACCGAGGCGGAAAGGGAAaccaaaaaagagaaaacaaaaatgagaagaacgTAGTGGAAGATGACTGGAGCAACATAAGGAGGAAGTCCAGCTTTgtagaaaacaaaaaggccACGGACGATTTCATGTGGCATAAGATGAGCGAGCAATTCGATAAGAACAATAAAATGTCCTTCGATTCTGTTTACCTCAAAACGGATCCGAGCATCGCGGCTACTCTAAACAGAGGTAGGAACTTTGAGCACATCACCGTCGGGGGAGCGAACAGTGGTGCGAAGAATGAAAGGAAGGACGGAGCAGAAGGGAGTAACCACACCCTTGGTGGCAACGTTGGAGGTAACGTTAGCGGAAGTGCCTTCCCTGCTTTGAAGGCGAAGCAGCACCCATCGGCGGAGGACAAACCCGGTGATGGAAGCGGAGCAAACAAGGCAGCGGCggagaaaagcaaaaagaagaagaagaagggagAGAAGGACGATGGAAAGGGCGCCGAAAAGGGCGGCGAAAGGAACGGCGAAAGGAACGGCGGGAAGGAAGACGGAAGAGAGAAAGACGGAAGAGACAAAGACTTGCGTACCGCACAGGGAACGGAAGACCACGGCAGACAAATGAAAACCCCCGGGGAAAGTGTTAAAATGAACCCTAAGGACACAAgtaatgataatatatataattcatttcatgaagaaaataattctgCACTTCATGAAAGCAGCTACTATAAATTTGCccttaatgaaaaaaaacatgtccATAAGAATAacaaccctaaccctaacctTAACTTTAACTTTTACCCTAACCCTAATGTTAATGTTAATGCTAATGCTAATGTCAATGCTAATGCTAATGTCAATGTCAATGCCAAtgctaataaaaataaaaataaaaataaaaaccctaacgaaaaaaaggaactcatttttaataaattatatgatgtTGATAAAATCAATTTACAGGAAGAACATAGGGGACTGATGATGGTTGCCCAGAAAAGCGACGAGCACGACCTGTGCAGAGAGCCCAGTCAGCAGCCCTACCGCACCTTGGGTGGCGCCTCCTCCGCGCACCACCAGCAGCAACGGCAACggcagcaacagcagcaacagcagcaacagcaacgGCACCTCCAACCGCAGCAATCACAGCAACCGCAGCAACCACAGCAACCGCAGCAATCGCAGCAATCGCAACCGCAGCAGCACTCCTATGGCGGCCTCCTCCCGACGCACGGCACCCTCATCGGAAAAACGGACAAGCGGAACTTATATGACCCGAGTAAGAACGCCAAGCCCGGCTACCCCTTCCAGGAAGAGgagagcagcagcagcaacctGAACGAACGCTTCTTCCGAGCCAATCGATACGGCAAATATGACCAACTGAAGAATAGGAAAATTTCCGAAGACAGGGACAGCATGATGGGCAACATTCCTCAGGAGAGTCTCCTTCAGAAGATTAAACGGAAGCCCATGAGCGGTGTCCACCCCCCAAACAGTGTGAGTAACCCGAATGATGTGCGCTCTGCTAACCATCCTCTTAGTTTGGACGGCACGGACCACACCAGCAATCAGAGCGGCGGTGCGAGCGGTGGTCTTTGCGCCCACCAGAGCAACCACAAGGAGCACGCAGGTGCCCTCCCCATCAGTCACCTGAATAAGCAGTTTAACCCTAATCAGCTCTTGGGCAAACGAAACGGCAGTGTAGTCAACCTGGCTAGTAGCCGCAACTGTATGGACCAGTCGGTCAGCAGCAGTAACTTATCGTACCTTCTGTCCCTCATGAACaacgcaggggggggagcagcagggggagcggcgggatCGACGGGATCGATGGGAGCAACTGCAGCCGGAGGCGGTGTCGCCGTCATGAGACCCACGCCGACGACCACTGCGAACAGGAGTGGGAACGCCCTCTTTGCCAGCGCCGGGAAGGGCGCAAGACCCTCCCCCCACAATGTAAGCCAACCGCATATGACCAACCAGAAGTACTACGCAACAACGGATAATAACAGAAGCAGTGAAGAAGGCCCAATGGCCAAAGAACAGCTAGCCAtgatggaaaaacaaaatatccttttaaaaaaaattatgaacaaaattaaaatggaggaaaatatatacaacaAGTTAAGcgaaagtgaaaaggaagaattgCTAAAGGAGCTAGCTTTAACCAATGCCAAGCTTGTGGACCCCTATGCAGCATATGCTCAGGAAGATACTCCCTCCTCCCCGCTGCTTAACATGATGGGGAAACATCTGCACCACTCGGCTACTGCAAATAGTGGTGGCCTTGAAGGGACGCACCTGAATATGAAGAACACGACCAGCAGCATGGAGCTTATCAAACACATGTATGGCAGTAGTGCCGGTGTGAAGGGCAGGAACAGCAGACCCAATGTGGCCACACCAAATGCTTCTGCCTCCCCCTTCGGGAATAACTACTCCAAAGGGGGCGCAGACGATGACTTGACTCGCTATGGCCACGACGGGGAAGTTACCACTGATGATGGAAACAAAGACCAGTGTAACTTGAAAAATAGCGTTAATCATATGGGCAAAGGTGAGGCCTTTTCCTACGCGCAGGAAGTGAAGTCCGCCGGGCGGCATCATCTCCTGTATGAAGGAGGGCAGAGGAGGGCGGCACTGgacgagggggagaaggaaggCAATTCGGGTAAAGTTGCCGGTGGTCACTCGGGTAACGTTGCTGGTGGACACGCGGCCGGCCACGCGAACGCCCCCCTCCCCGCGCAGAGTGACGAGAAGAGCTCCCTCATGAACGTAAGCAGGTGGCTCAAATACTTCGGCAGCGGTAGGGGGAGCGGCCAGGTGGAGGGCGCCCACGCGTCGGCGAAGGAGAAGGCCATGCAAACGGATGAGGTGATGCAAACAAATGATGCGATGCAGATGGATGACAATAGTGAGGAGACCCCCACAGCATATGGCTATAACGCCCAAGGAGTGATGAACACAGGAAGGAGAGCTCCACAGAAAGGCCACACCAGCAGTAGTGCTAACTACACAGGAGATTCTTCAAACCATTTGCATGAAGAAGCGAATGTTGTAAAAACGTTAATGGGTGGTCTgaaagaggagaagaagagtcAGCCGTACGACAGGATGGATGTGTCCTCTCCCCTGAGCTCTCGTAACGAAAATGTTAGCAGTACCACACCATCGGGGCGTAACCTCTTGGGGGATTACTCTCGCAAGGGAATGAACTACTCCACTGGAGGAGAAGGCACACACAAGCATAGTGACGACCAGAGCAGTGGGGACATTTCCAATAATCACTACGTGCACATCATGAGCAGAGTAAATAAAGTCAGAGGAGACGTTTGGCAGTACAAAGACCCCGCAGGCAATGTGCAAGGCCCCTTCTCATCCGAGCTGATGTTTTACTGGTGGTCTCTGAAGTACTTTCCACAAAACTTGCCCATCCGATTTAATGAGAATATGCCTTGGGTTAGCTTCAACGAGATGTTCCCTCCTGGGAcgttcccttttgttttgcctCTGACCAGTTTTGCCAAAAGTAATTACAacgtggtgaagaaggagaacgAGCATTCTTCTGCTCAGCAGGGTAGCGAACTTGCCAATAATTTGGAGGGCGTCAAGGGGAGGTCCTCTTTGGAGGGCTTCAAGGCGAGGTCCTCTTTGGAGGGCTTCAAGGCGAGGTCCTCTTTGGAGGCCGAGTCTTTGGGAAAGAACCGCCTAAGTAGCGGCGGTCAACAGATGAGCGGCACGGACAACTACCCCTACGCGAATGTCACGTCTGGCCGTTTGAGCAGCCTAGGCAGTTTAGGCAGTTTAGGCGGTTTAAGCGGTTTAAGCGGCTTGAACCGTTTGAACCACCTGGTGAAGAACCAGGGTGGTTTGGCGGCAAAGGGCTATAACGTAGATGTGGCCAAGAGCCCAAGTGGGATGCTACCCCCTGCTGAGGGAACAGCAACGACCAGCATGTACAATGAGAAAGAGTATGCAGACGTGCGTGATGGAGCGAAACCAAAGGTGGAAGGCCTCATGCCATCGAGGGGAGAGAGAGATACCCCCAGAAGGACCATTAACTCCACCAGCAGTGGTAGCAGTGCGCGCACCGATAGGGAAGCCACCGACATGGAGAAGTACCTCCTCTCGGATGACGATCGGGACGATCGTGTTAAGGCGGCCACGCAGGCATACAAAGCGAAGGGAAACATGCACAGTCAGAATAGTTACGCGGGAGCGCACCACTCAGGTGCAGTAGCATCCATCTCCTCCGCAGCAGTAGCGATTGGGGTGCAGAGCCTTCCCGCAAATTACAAAGGCGGAGGAAGCGCCATGGGTAATACGTCACACAACAGAGGCGATGCTAGCAGATTCGCTGCCAATTCCCCCCACCAAGATACCAAATTACGCAGCGGGgagaaaggaacaaatgcTCCACATGAAGAAGCAGATAAAGACAACGACCCCTTCTCCAGGACCATCAGGTGGATGCCGGAAAAGCTGACCAACTTCCCGCAGATGTTCGAGTTTGAGCTGGGCGCGGAGGGGGAAGGAGCAGAGGAGCAGGCGGAGGCAGAAAAGGAGTCAGGGGGGAAGTTACCTCCAGGTGGAGTCCCGCCCCGAAAAAAGAATCAGCTCGGGGCTGCCgatgaagaagaggtggCCACAAAATTCCGCAGCAACAACAGCGGTAGCCTTAATGATCGGCAAATGAACAAGCACACTGTAGGTTATGCACCCAATGGGAAGAGCGGCCACGATCAACCCAGTGATAAGCTCAACACACACAGTAAGAGCAACCACGTGGTGGTGAATGAACCCACGCTACCCTCTCCGACCGAGGTCAACGCCAAACGAAACGTCGCCCAGCatgaggggggaggaaaggCGAAGGCGAAAATGTCCCCGTCCACtggaggaagcggaaaaCAGGCCAAGGATGGCAAGGGGGCCCCTGCGGTGAAgccggaggaggaagaggacacCAGCGAGGGGTACGCCACGGTGAAGAAGGacaagaaggggaagaagggaaagcgcgagaagggggaaaaggcggAGAAGGTGGAGAAGgtggagaagggggaaaaggcagagaagggagaaaaggCAGACAAAGCCGATAAGGCGGATAAGGCGGATAAGGCGGAGAAGAAGCGAAACAAGGCCAACGAAAGTGGCAAACCAAAGGAGAAGAACCTCCACCAGGTGGCCGAGGCGGCACAGGTGGATGGGCAGGTCGACCCGGGGACCAGTGCGATCAAGGCACCCTGGGAGGAGGCGAAGAAAAAGCGAAAGAGCGATGACATGGGTGGTACGGTCAAAGCTGATGAAGGCGAAAAGGAGGTAGCGAAAAAGAGTAACAAcgccaaaaagaagaaaaaggaaagtggTGAAGCGCCCCTGCCGCAGCAGTCGGAGGGCGAGGAACAGCAGCACCgcgagaagaagaaggccaagaaggaggggaaggaggggaagaagtcgGACGCGGGCAAAGTGGGAACTCCCATCTCGCCAAGCACGGCCAGCACGACCAACCCAGTTAGCACCTCCACCCCCAAGGGggccgaaaaaaaaacggaaaaaatgaagtggagTATAACGggcgaaagaaaaattgaCAAGCTGGTGGACATCATGAAGGGAGAAGAGAAGAGCATCAAcatgaagataaaaatagaaaactcaaaaaagaaaatggcaGCAAGTGCTAATGGAAACAACGCAAGTGGTGCCAATGGCACGGTGAAGAAGTCCGGCTGGGACGTCTCCTTCAGCACCAGTGTGAAAAACGCGGACAACGTAAATTTTCCTCATCTGTCTAtagggggaggaggcaaaCAAGGCAAGGCAAAGGCCGGGGTGAAGGGCAGCCTGCCCAGTAAAGTCAGCTCCCCGAACAAGGACGCTCCCAACGGGACTGCCAACGGGACTGCCAGCGGTGGTGGTAGTCTCTTCCCCTACCCAATGGCAGTCGATAGCAGCAACGCAAAAGGCGGTATTGGCATGAAGAACAGCGCAGATGTGTCTGGTAAAAAACAgagtgaaaagaaaaaatggaaaagcgAAAGCGGCGATGTGCATCCGAGCGAGGAGGATAAGaagttcccccccctcctgaaTTCGGCGGCCGTCAAAG TCGAAAGCAccaagaagaagacgaaCAGCCCCCCCGAGCGGGAACTAACAG ACCTGAAGCAACTGACGAGCCTGTGCAAGCTCCCCCTGGACGACTCCCTCTTGAATTTCCTAAAGAACTTCAAGAAGGCCGACGAAATATACGCCTTCCTGCAGCACAGCGTGGAGGATAAGAAGAAGCTGAGCCAGTTTGCCAAggagtttataaaaataaacagcaAGAATGACGTCAGTGGTCAAGCTgccaagaagaagaagtag
- a CDS encoding hypothetical protein, conserved (encoded by transcript PVX_113385A) — MAPHQRLFFPLLLLLFAALHRLCIPLCSCEAPKGATSPTRGSSSDTSQHAQKTQLINSLKKRTNQIRKMYNALNEKRANLPLYLFANDHEEEKRKLLKDLFLRGHLDFLQGLNTPLSKYYLSMRSERRAHRTQVEAKIRNERDLINGLSVENKKRHVEEKLREYRFLKANLLQLYSTIEKRFKSVDSLMARLDANPKN; from the exons ATGGCGCCTCACCAGAggttgtttttccccctcctacTGCTTCTCTTTGCTGCTCTCCACCGCTTGTGCATCCCGCTCTGCTCATGCGAAGCCCCCAAGGGAGCCACCTCCCCCACACGTGGCAGCTCAAGCGACACCAGTCAACATGCTCAAAAGACGCAACTAATAAACTCCCTAAAAAAGAGGACCAACCAAATTAGAAAAATGTATAACGCATTAAACGAGAAAAGGGCAAACCTCCCTCTTTACCTGTTTGCGAACGAccacgaggaggaaaaaagaaaactccTGAAGGACCTCTTCTTGAGGGGGCATTTGGACTTCCTGCAGGGCCTCAACACCCCTTTGTCGAAATACTACCTGTCCATGCGCAGCGAGCGCAGGGCGCACCG CACGCAAGTCGAAGCCAAAATACGCAACGAACGGGACCTCATCAACGGCCTAAGcgtggaaaataaaaaaagacacg TCGAGGAAAAGCTCCGGGAGTATCGATTTTTAAAGGCCAACCTTCTCCAGCTGTACTCGACCATAG AGAAGCGCTTCAAATCTGTTGACTCGTTAATGGCCCGCTTGGACGCGAAcccgaaaaattaa